TTCTCCTTCCTCGCCATCTCCTTTACGGAGCTTTCGGTCTCCCGGAGCTTCTTATTTATGTCCTCGAGATTTTTCTCCTCCCTCACCAACTCCCTCTCGCTTTCGGCATAAGCCGCCGCGGGGAGGAGGGGGAGGAGGGGGAAGAGGCAGATAACCGCAAGATAAAAGACCGGAAGACGTCTCATAACGACCCTCATGCCCTCAGGAACCTTCCCAGGCAGACCAGACTCCCCACCGCCCCCATAAAGACGCCGGAGAGGACCAGTATGGCGAACAGTACCGGTATGCTAAACGGCGTTTCGAGCACGAAGTCGAAGTACGGGGGCATGTTGGCGGTCAACACGTAGCGGCCCGCGAAGACCATCCCCGTGGCCAGCACCCCGCCGAAAAAGCCCTGCACGAGCCCCTCGATAAGGAAAGGTATTTTTATAAAACCGTCCGTGGCGCCCACGAGCCTCAAGACCTCTATCTCGTCCTTGCGCGCGTAGACCGTAAGCCGTATGGTGTTCGATATGATAAAGAGCGTTGCCGCGGCGAGGAAGCCCCCCACGAGCAACGCACCGAGTTCGATAAACCGGAGGAAGGCCGTGAACTTCTCGGCCCACTCGGTCCCGTACTGTACGTCGCCGACCGAAGGGAGCCCCTTTAGCTTCCCCACCGTTTCCTTTACCCCCTGAGGGGTTCTGTGGCTCTCCTCGAGCCTTATCTCGAACGAGGCCGGGAGGAGGTCCAGGTCCACGCCCTCGAGTATGCCCTCGTGCCCCTTGAGCTCCTCCCTCAAGGCCCCGAGCGCATCGTCCCTGGAGACGTACTCGAAGCTCTTGACCCCCGGCATGCCTTCCAACTCGGCCCTGAGCTTACCCGTCTCCTTCTGGCCCGTACCGTCTTTCATGTAGGCCACGATATGGGTCCTGTCCCCCCAGGTCTCTACCACCGCGTTGAGGTTCATGAAGGCGATAAGGAAGACGGCGAATATGGCCAGCGAGAAGCCCACCGTAAAGGAGGACAGCACCGCGGTAGCGAGGTTCTCCCTTATATTGCGGGCCGCGTCCGTGACGGTATAGAAAAGTCCGGCCGTAACGCGCATCAGTCCGAGACCCTGCCCTTATCAAGCACTATGATCCTCTTGTGGAGCCTGTCCAGCAGCCCCCTGTCGTGCGTGGCCACGACAACGGTCGTACCACGGTTGTTGACCTCCTTGAAGAGGTCCATTATCTCAACGGCAAGGCCGGGGTCGAGGT
This window of the Thermodesulfobacteriota bacterium genome carries:
- the ftsX gene encoding permease-like cell division protein FtsX: MRVTAGLFYTVTDAARNIRENLATAVLSSFTVGFSLAIFAVFLIAFMNLNAVVETWGDRTHIVAYMKDGTGQKETGKLRAELEGMPGVKSFEYVSRDDALGALREELKGHEGILEGVDLDLLPASFEIRLEESHRTPQGVKETVGKLKGLPSVGDVQYGTEWAEKFTAFLRFIELGALLVGGFLAAATLFIISNTIRLTVYARKDEIEVLRLVGATDGFIKIPFLIEGLVQGFFGGVLATGMVFAGRYVLTANMPPYFDFVLETPFSIPVLFAILVLSGVFMGAVGSLVCLGRFLRA